One Phaseolus vulgaris cultivar G19833 chromosome 11, P. vulgaris v2.0, whole genome shotgun sequence genomic window carries:
- the LOC137836895 gene encoding uncharacterized protein produces MQADLTASQARSEELHHTNEELRHRWRGRDEPEATSPPREFTTPFSQAILETAIPNTFTGPKATFTGPKATFTGMEDPEAHLTAFHTQMLLVGGSDAVRCKLFMSTLTGMAMDWFISLPEGHITSFAQLSQLFREQYLANRTPAPVSYDLFDVKQFQGETLKEYISLFGAQVVKVGTKEEPMIVYAFRKGVRPGSFSKTLNRSRTKTFAEIRRQAVEHIASEGETYEKCATAAPTRPKAQIRTQPVWVHQAVTERKHFDRKRAYEPRRTQPKGRVEEGREASKPPRHNFVMELKDLIAVPSIADRLRPPIKADRVLGPRKESWCEFHEAFGHHINNCLALGYQLDELVKNGFLKGYLMEKQAGRSSGSQPEGSEGQQHKAPVLGEIHTIAGGFSGGGCTASQRKRYARSVMSVEAF; encoded by the coding sequence atgcaggcggaccTGACAGCCTCTCAAGCAAGAAGCGAGGAACTCCACCACACCAACGAGGAGTTGCGCCATAGATGGCGTGGCAGAGACGAGCCGGAGGCTACATCCCCACCCAGGGAATTCACAACGCCATTTTCACAGGCAATCTTGGAGACAGCAATTCCCAATACATTCACGGGACCCAAAGCGACCTTCACGGGACCCAAAGCGACCTTCACGggaatggaggatcctgaagcacacctcacggcgttccacacacagatgttgCTGGTAGGCGGTTCAGACGCCGTTAGGTGCAAGCTTTTTATGAGCACCTTAACagggatggccatggattggttcatcagcctcccagagggccacATCACGTCCTTCGCCCAACTTTCACAACTATTTAGAGAACAGTATCTGGCCAACAGAACTCCCGCCCCAGTCTCGTACGATCTTTTCGACGTCAAGCAGTTCCAAGGCGAAACCCTAAAAGAATACATAAGTCTCTTCGGGGCACAGGTAGTGAAAGTAGGCACCAAGGAGgaacccatgattgtgtacgcgttcAGGAAGGGGGTGCGTCCCGGATCTTTCAGTAAAACGCTTAATCGCAGTCGCACCAAAACCTTCGCCGAGATAAGGCGAcaggcggtagagcatattgcctCGGAAGGTGAAACGTACGAGAAATGCGCGACCGCTGCGCCAACGCGTCCCAAGGCACAGATACGCACGCAACCCGTTTGGGTTCACCAAGCCGTCACAGAGAGAAAACACTTTGACAGGAAGCGCGCTTACGAGCCACGGAGGACCCAACCTAAGGGTCGAGTAGAGGAAGGAAGAGAAGCAAGCAAGCCACCGAGGCACAACTTTGTGATGGAACTCAAAGATCTGATTGCGGTGCCCAGCATAgccgacaggttgaggccaccgatTAAAGCTGACAGGGTGCTGGGACCTCGCAAGGAgtcatggtgcgaattccacgaagcattcgggcaccatattaacaactgtttggcgcttggctatcagttggatgagctcgtgaagaatggtttcctgaaggGCTACTTGATGGAGAAGCAGGCGGGACGATCGTCAGGCTCGCAACCGGAGGGCAGTGAGGGACAACAGCACAAGGCGCCCGTTCTCGGTGAAATCCACACTATAGCTGGTGGATTCTCGGGTGGCGGGTGTACTGCGTCACAGCGTAAAAGGTATGCGAGGTCCGTGATGTCAGTGGAAGCTTTTTAG